One segment of Triticum aestivum cultivar Chinese Spring chromosome 2A, IWGSC CS RefSeq v2.1, whole genome shotgun sequence DNA contains the following:
- the LOC123185731 gene encoding cytosolic sulfotransferase 8-like: MSSSPSMRISPPQEGEAKTNEELYQQFTNLVSSWPCSPALSNYQLYRHDNGWHSSLAPMVGTMVADACFAARPSDIIVATLPKSGTTWIKALLYSTVHRREHPADSCGHPFNIHGPHECIKFLDYQLYTQNRIPDLDELPDPRLFATHVPFVSLPRSVVASGCKIVYVCRDPKDTLISHWNFANKFRVRDGLEPLSVETAADYFCDGVSPFGPYWDHVLGYWRAHSANPEQVLFFRYEEMSRDPAEHVRRLAKFVGCPFSVEEEEVCAVDAIVKLCSFEHMTGLEATKGGKTELTFGVVENSSFFRRGQVGDWENHLSPETARKIDAISEAKFRGSGLSV; this comes from the coding sequence ATGTCTTCCTCCCCCTCCATGCGAATCTCTCCACCGCAAGAAGGCGAGGCCAAAACCAACGAAGAGCTCTACCAGCAGTTCACCAACTTGGTGTCCTCCTGGCCGTGCTCCCCTGCCCTCTCCAATTACCAGCTTTACCGCCACGACAATGGCTGGCACAGCAGCCTGGCTCCAATGGTCGGCACGATGGTCGCCGACGCATGCTTCGCCGCGCGCCCCTCGGACATCATCGTGGCCACACTGCCCAAGTCCGGTACGACCTGGATCAAGGCGCTCCTCTACTCCACGGTGCACCGGAGGGAGCACCCCGCGGACTCCTGCGGCCACCCGTTTAACATCCATGGTCCTCACGAGTGCATCAAGTTTCTCGACTACCAGCTCTACACGCAGAACAGGATCCCGGACCTCGACGAGCTCCCGGACCCAAGGCTCTTCGCCACGCACGTCCCCTTCGTGTCGCTGCCGAGGTCGGTCGTGGCGTCGGGCTGCAAGATCGTGTACGTGTGCCGCGACCCCAAGGACACCCTCATCTCGCATTGGAACTTCGCGAACAAATTCAGGGTCAGGGACGGTCTGGAGCCGCTCTCGGTTGAGACCGCCGCCGACTACTTCTGCGACGGCGTGTCGCCGTTCGGGCCGTACTGGGATCATGTCCTAGGGTACTGGCGCGCGCACTCCGCGAACCCCGAGCAGGTGCTCTTCTTCAGGTACGAAGAGATGAGTCGAGACCCGGCGGAACACGTGCGGAGGCTGGCCAAGTTTGTTGGATGCCCGTTCAGTGTGGAGGAGGAGGAAGTCTGCGCGGTGGACGCCATCGTCAAGCTGTGCTCGTTCGAGCACATGACCGGGCTCGAGGCGACCAAGGGCGGCAAGACAGAGCTCACGTTTGGCGTTGTGGAGAACAGCTCGTTCTTCCGGCGCGGCCAGGTCGGGGACTGGGAGAATCATCTATCGCCGGAGACGGCACGAAAGATCGATGCCATCAGCGAGGCCAAGTTTAGGGGCTCCGGTCTCTCTGTCTAG